Sequence from the Egibacter rhizosphaerae genome:
CGAGGTAGGAGCCGGTGCTGCCCACGTAGGTGAGCGCGACGTTGCCGCGCTCGTCGTCGGGCTCGGCGTCGACTGGCATCGCCTTCCCGTTGACGGTCTCGACCCACACGATCGGTGCTCGGCAGCTTCGACAGGTCGCCATCGGTCTCACCCTTTCCCTTCGTGGCAGCACTCGTGCCAGCACGAACCACACATCGGCGGCGTCCTTCCTGGTCAGCGGTCTACGGCGGCTCGTGGGGGCGGAGCATCGCGTACTCCGCGGCCTGGGCGCCGGACTCGTCCGCGGGGTCGAGCCGGCGCCGCAGTGCGCGCACCGGCGCGAGAACGGTGGTTCGCACCATGGGCACCTCCTTGGTCGGGCCACGCCTCGAACTCGCTGACCACGAGCGGGCGCGGCGATCGGTGGGGAAGGCGTGAACAACGTACGGGTGGTTTCGCCGGTGTGATTCAGATCGGTGGCGCGCCCTTGTGGAGCGAGGGCTCCCGCTGGGCTCGATCTCGGCCTCAGCTGCCGAACGCGGTCCACAGCACGGGCGGCACCACGCCGAGCACGAACGCGGGCAGGGTGAACAGCGTCGTCGGGAACACGAGCGTGACCTGCACCCGCTCGACGGCCTCCTCGGCGGCGGCGCGGCGCTCGTCGCGCAGATCCGCCGCGAGGCGTCGCACCGGCTCCGCGGTACCCGCGCCCCACCGGTGACCGACGTCGAGCACCGCACCCAAGGGTGCGAGTGGGCCTCCTTCGAACGCCTCGGCGGGGCTCCAGCCGGCCCGCAGACGACGCGCCGCACGCGCCAGTGGTGGGCCGGCGGCCGGTGGGACCAGATCGCTCGTGAGGTCGAGCGCCCCGGCCGGGTCGAGTCCGGCGTCGAGGCCGATCGCGACGAGCTCGCACGCTTCGGCGGTTCCCCCGCCCACCCGTGCTCCGGGCGTGTCGGCCCTCACCGGGCGGGAGGCGCCCCAGGCGACGCCCACGCCGGCCGCGAGCCCGGTGAGCGGCCCCACCAGCGCCGCACCGGCGAACGCCACGGGCGTCGCGAACGCCACACCGCGCCCCCACCGCGAACGCCCGACCGGCGGCGCGAGGGGATCCGCCCGCTCGCCCGCCGTGGCGGCACGTCGGACCAGGCGGGCCGACCAAGCCCACCCCGTGGCCAACAACGCCGCCGCAGCCACTCCCGCCAGCGCTCCCAGCGGTGTGGCGTAGAACCCCAGTGAGCCGGGATCGAGGCCGGTGAGCAGCACCCAGGCACCCAGCGGTACGAGCACGAGGACCCGGGCCGACACACGGGCCTGCGCGGTCCGCACCCGCAGCAACCGATCCAGCTGGGAGCGGTCCCGCACGGCGCCGAGCACCTGGTCGACCGCCGCGACGCCGCCCACTCCCGCGCGCTCGGCCACCGCGAGCGCACGTACCAGGAGGCGAGCCGCCCCGTCGCCGGGCACCCGTTCCGCGGCTTCGGCCAACGGCACGCCGAGCCGAGCCGAGCTGGCCGCACCCGACAGCGCGACCTGGCCACCCGACCCCGGTGACGTGGTCGCCTCCGCCAGCGCGGCCGCAGGGGCGGCCCCCGCGGCGAGTGCGGCACGGACCGCGGTCAGCTCCGCGGTCGTGGGTTCGGCCCGATCGCGCCGAGCCATCAACCGCCCCGCAGCCACAGTCGGCGCGCGCCGAGCTCCCCGTCGCCGCGCCGCTGGACCTCGGCGACCTCGACCACCCCGCGGGCGCCGTCGCGCTCGCGCCCGAGCACCACGAGCAGGTCGAGGGCCACTGCCAGCTGCGCCCGGACGGCGTCGAGCGGCAGGCCCGCGAGCAGCGCCATGCCCTCCATGCGCACCAGCGCCTCGTCGGCCGCCCGTGCGTGCACGGTCGTCATGCAGCCCTCGTGGCCCGTCGCGAGCGCCTGGAGCACGTCGACGAGCTCCACACCTCGGACCTCTCCCACCACGATCCGGTCCGGCCGCATGCGCAGCGCCTGGCGCACGAGGTCGTGGATCGTGGTCTCGCCCACCCCCTCGGCGTTGGCCTCCCGCGTCTCCAGCCGCACCGCGTGCGGGCAACGGGGCCGCAGCTCCGGCGCGTCCTCGACGAGGACGACCCGCTCGTCCGCACCGACGTCGTCGACCAACCGCCCGAGCAACGTGGTCTTGCCGGCCCCGGTACGCCCGCAGCACACGATCGCGCGCCGCTCGGCCACCGCGTCACGCAACAGGTCGCGGACGTCCTCGGGCACCGCACCGCTGGAGGTGAGGTCGTCCCAGCTCATCGCGACCGGCGCGAAGCGGCGGATCGCGACGAGCGGGCCGTCCGGAGCGAGCGGCGGGAGGACCGCATGCAGGCGGCTGCCGTCCGGAAGGCGCGCATCCACGTGGGGGCGGGCCCGGTCGAGGCGGTAGCCGAGCGGCCCGACGACGCGCAGGACCGCCTGGTGCACCGCATCACCGTCGTCGAACGTGACGTCGGTGCGCTCGAGCCGTCCGGCCCGTTCCACCCAGACCTCCCGAGGGCCGTTCACCAGGACGTCGGTGACGGCGGGGTCGCGTAGCAGCGGTTCGAGCGGACCGAGCCCGGCGAGCTCGTCAGTGAGCTCGCGGACGAGGCGGGCGAGTTCGTCATGGGGCAGCAGCAGACCCTCGCTGCGCACGGCGCGGGCGACGGCGGCACGGACGGCAGGAACGCGGTCCGCTCCGCTGCCCGCTCGGGCCACCTCCGGGTCCTCGGCCACGCGCCGTCGGATGCGCGCGAGGGTGGGTGCCGCGGTCATGACGTCCTCGCGCCGCCATCGCGGGTCGAAGTCGGCGGGCTCGAGCCGCGCACGGGCAGGAGCCGTCGCAACGCAGCCAGCCATGAGCCCGGCAGCGCACCCGGCACCCGGCCGCGCACACCGGCCACCCCGACCCGTGCCGACCACGGCACCGAGACGACGGCGTTCCTCCCCCGCTCGCCACGCACCGCGCGCCGGGACAGCGGCCCATCACCCACGAGCACGAGCGGGTCACCCGTCCGAGGTGCCCGCACCAACCGGCCATCGGGTCGGGCCACCCGCAGCCGGCTCCCGGACCCGCGCCCCGGGACCGCGGCTTCCCCGGCCAGCTCCTCGGTGTCGGCGTCCTCTGCGACGCCATCGCCCTCGGGACCCGCATCGACCACCACCAGGTCGGCGGGCCACCCGGCGACCCGGCGGACCGGACGGCCGTCACCGAGCAGGCGCAAGCGCTCGACGCCGGGAACGGCGACCGCGAGCGTCTCGATCTCCTGCCCGGCACCGGCATCGAGCGCGGCCACGGCACGCCCGCCGGGGCCCTGCCACCGGTCCCGGCCGGCGAGCGCGAGCAGGTCATCCCCGCCGCAGACCACCACCGAGTGCCCCGCCCACGCGGTCAGCCCCGCGAGCGCGAGGGCGACCGTCGAGGCGCCGACCCCGCCGCCGATCCCGGTGATCACCAACAGTCGGGGCCCACCCGGCTGCACGTGATCCGGCGACCGACCATGCGGGGTCGAGCCACCTCCGCCGGCTGCGGTTCGCTCCCCGTGCGTCGACGGACGTCCGGTCCGTTCCGCGAGCGTGGCCAGACGCTCGCGATCCTCGGGCCACCCCAGCGCGTCGAGCGCGCCCGCGTCCAATGCCGTTCGCACCGCCTCGGCGTCGGCGACCCCGTCGATCACGACCACGGCGGGACCGTCCCTTTCGGACACGCGAGCCGGTGCGACCAGGAACAGCGCCGGGGAGGGCGGCCCTTCGGGGGTCACGACCTGCCAACCCAAGTGTTGCTCGACCCAGCCCGCCACCTCGTCGTACAAGGGTGGTTCGAGGCACACGGCCACGGGGAGGGCGGCGACGGCACTGCGTCCCGGGTCGGGCTCCCCCATCTCGCCTCCCGTGCGGTTCCTCTCGGTCGGTCGCCGTGACCGTACGAGCGACCCCCGTCCCCACCCGCCGATCGGTCGGCGAGCGCTGTGGAAGCGGCGGGGAGCCTTCCGCCCCGGACAGGGGGACGACCTCGCCCCGACCGGTCGAGCGCGGGTCGGGGGCTACGCTGGGACCCATGGCCCTGGGGGACGGACGGAGGCGAGCTGCCGCGTTCTTCGACCTCGACAAGACCGTCGTGGCGAAGTCCAGCGCGCTCGCGTACGGGCGCGCGCTGCACCGCGAAGGCCTGATCTCGTCGACCACCGTCGCGCGCACGACCTACGCGCAGCTGTCGTTCCAGCTGTTCGGGGCCGACGCGGACAAGATGGATCGCTCACGCGAGGCCATGCTGGAGCTGATGCACGGCTGGAACGCCGCGCGGCTGCGGGAGCTCGTCACCGAGGGCCTCGACGAGATCATCGAGCCGATGCTGTATCCCGAGGCGCTCGAGCTGCTCGACGAGCACCGCCGAGCCGGTCACGTGCTGTTCCTCGTGTCGAGCGCGGGTGAGGAGATCGTGCAGCCGCTGGGAAGCCGGCTCGGCGTCGACCGTGTCATCGCCACCCGCATGGGCGTGGACGACGAGGGGCGCTACGACGGCACGCTCGACTTCTACTGCTACGGACCGGCGAAAGCCGACGCGATGCGTGACGTCGCTGCCGCCGACCAGCTCGATCTCGAGGCGAGCTACGCCTACTCGGACTCGATCACGGACCTGCCGATGCTGGAGGCGGTCGGCCACGCGGTCGCGGTCAACCCGGACCGCGACCTGCGCCATGTCGCGGTCGAGCGAGGCTGGCAGGTGCGCGACTTCGAGCGCCCGGAGTCCCCTCCCCGCCTCTCGCATCCCCACGCCGAGATCGTCGCCGGAGCCGGGGCGCTGTCGGCCGTCGCCGCTCTCGGATGGTGGCTGTACCACCGTCGCGAGCGCAGCGATCCCTGGTCACTCGCCAGTACCTGGGAGCGCCTGCCGTTCGACCGCCTCGCCGGCGCCCGCAACACGATCACCCGTCGGACGAGCGGCACGCTCGAACGCGTCGCCGAGGCGGGGCGCCGCTCGTGACCAGCCCGGCGAGCCGGGACCCGACCACCGACCGGTCTAGAGGTACTGGCCCGTCCCGTGCCGCTCGCGACCGCCCTGGGAACCCTGCGGCCCCGGCGGGAGTGCACCCTGCTGCCGCATCTGCTCGAGCTGCTGACGCGCCTGCATCTGCTGGTTGAACACCGCCGCCTGGATCCCCTGGAACAGCCCTTCCAGCCAACCGATCAACTGCGCCTGCGCGATGCGGATCTGCGACTCGCTCGGGGCGTCCTCCTGGTGGGGGATCAGCAACGCGTCCAGCTCGTCCTGCAGGTCCTGCGAGAGCACGGCGCGCATCTCGGCGACTGCGCGCTCCTGCACCTGCCTGAGTTGCTGACGCCCACCCTCGTCCGGCTCGGCGCGGCGCACCTCCTCCTGCATCTCGCGGAGCATCACCGCGATGCGCATCAGCTTGGTGGGCTCGTGGATCGACGAGCCGTCGCGGCCGTGCTCCACCATCTCGACGGAGTCGTCCCCACCGGACGCGGCCTCTTGCCCTTGCGCTGGCGTGGCGTTCGGATCGCTCATCCTGGTCCTCAAGTCCTCGCGGTGCCCTGGGGCAGCGCCGGCCGGCCTCCCGGCATCGGCCAGCCGCCTTGGCCTGTCCGTCCTCGCAGCCTACCCACGGGGCAAGGGCGTCACGGGGCCACGGTGCGCTACGCGTAGAGCGCGTTCGCGAGCCGCGGCCGAGTTCGTGCGACGAGATCGTGGCCGTCGCCGAGCGCGGCGAAGACCTCGAGGATCGCGGCGCGGGCGTCCTCGCGAACCGAGCGGTCGCTCACTGCGGACAACAGCTCGTCGAGCGCTTCCTCGTAGCGCTCCTGCCCCGCGAGCGCACGTCCCAGCTCGACCCGGGCCGAGGCATCGGTCGCCGCGCGCTCCCGCAGCGCGTCCAGGTCACCGCCGCCGGCGCGGGAGAGCGCGAGCCGCGAGGCCAGCTCGCGAGCCCGGTCGTCCTGCGGCGCCGCCGCGAGGAGCTGCTCGGCCTCGTCGATCTCGCGGCGGTCGGCCAGGCGCTGCGCGAGGGCGACCGTCGCCCCGGCGTGGCCCGGCTCGTGCGCCAGTGCCTCGCGCAGCAGCGACTCGGCCTCCGCTTCGGAGGCCTCCTCGGCGGCGGCGGTGAGTCGGTCCGCGGGTGACGGCGCGAGCTTCGTGAACAGGTCCTCCAGCGCCCGCTCGGTCTGCACGCCCGTGAGCTCCGCCACGACACGCCCGTCCCGGAACGCCTTGAGCGCCGGGATGCCCTGGACCCGGTACCGGCGGGCCACGGCCGGGGCGGCGTCGACGTCGAGCTTCCTGACCTCGACGTCGCCGGTGAACCGTCCGGCCACGCGTTCCAGTATCGGGGCGAGCTGGTGGCACGGACCGCACCAATCGGCCCAGAAGTCGACGACCACGGCCCGCTCCCGGCTGCGCTCGACGACGTCGGCATCGAACGTCTCGGCGGTCGTGGTGGTGATCACGGTCTCGGCCATCTCGCGCGTTCCTCCGTTCGCTCGTCCTTCGAGAACCTCGCGGGCTCCGAGCCTACGCGGACCGGCAGCATCATCGCCCACGCGACAGAACGCGTCGTGGTGCTGCAGACTTCCCGCCGCCACCTGCGCCCGACCGATCCCCGACCCCGAAGGAGTCCCCGTGGAGAGCCCGTTCGACGTCCTCATGGGCACCCGGTACGTCAGCGCCGATCCCGATCGCGCGGTGTGCGAACTCGAGGTCACCACGAAGCTGCACCAGCCGGGGGGCATCGTCCACGGGGGCGTGTACAGCGCGCTGGCGGAGGCCTGCGCGAGCAGTGGCGGCCTCGCCTGGCTGGCCGGCAACGGCATCGCGGTCGGCGTGAGCAACCACACCGATTTCATTCGTGCCGTCCGCGAGGGATCGTTGCGCGCCGAAGCCACCCCCTTGCAGCGCGGTCGCCGGCTCCAGCTCTGGCAGGTGGCGATCACCGAGGCGCAGGTGGGACTCGTCGCTCACGCCAAGGTGCGCCTGGCCAACGTTCGCGACACCCCGTCCACGCCCCCGACCTCCCCCGCAGAGGAGGCGGGCTGAGCCCCGCTCGCGAACGGTCAGGCGGGCTGCAACCGCACCGAAACCCGCAGCGTTCCCCGCTCGGGCCACTGCCGGCGACTCCGGACCGCGCCCTGGGCTGGCTGCCACGACCTAGGCGGAGGCGGTGGAGGCCGAACCGGACTCGTCGGCCGAACCGGCTACGAGCTCCTCGAAGCGTTCGCGCGCGGGCGCCTTCAACGCCTCGTACGCCTGCATGAACACCTCGTTAGCCTCCGCCCGCGGGAAGTGCTCGGGCAGGAACTGCGCGGGCAGATCCGGGTCGTCGCGGGCGATGCCGCGCCATTCGTCGACCATCTCGGTGCGACCGACCAACGCCTCCGCGGCGTCGATCCGGTCCCGCCCCGCCCGCTCGACCAGGGGGCGGAACCGCGACAGGAACGTCTCGTACCGCTCGGCGAGCGCGGCGAGGTCCCAGGCCTGCTCGAGGCGCTGGCTGCTGCCTTCCCGGAACGAGACGTCGCTGGTGCGCATCACCAGCACATCCGTGAGCCCCAGCTGGTCGAGCAGGTGCAGCACGTCGTCCGGGTCGGCGTGGGGCGAGACCCACACGGCGTCGTACAGGGGCGAGAAGGTCAACCACCGCAGACGGCTGCGCACCAGGTGACGCAGGTCCCGCTCCGCGTCGGGCACGGAGAAGATCACCACGGTCCAGCGCCCGTCCCACGACGCGCCGCGGCGCCCGAGACCGAAGATGCGCTGCGCCCCCCGCTCGAGCACGGCCACGGCCTCGGGCGTGAGGTCGTAGTAGGTGCGCCGGCCGTTGCGTGAGCGCTCCAGCAGACCGCGCCGGGCGAGGCGGGCCAGTGCGGCGCGAGCGTTGGCGGGCGCGATCCCGAACTCCCCCAGCAGCGACACGAGGGTGGCCGACGGGATCGGGGTTCCCGGTTCGCTCCAGTACTCCCCCAGCAGCGTGACCAGCAGCCGCTGCGACCGAGCGCGCACCCTCGGTTGCGGAGCTGCATCCGTCCCGACCGACACCGACATCCTCCTCCCGAGCGGACGCTCAGCACGGTCCGCGTTGGCCGCATGGTGCACGAGCCGATCCGGACCGGCGACCCGAGCACAGCACCTGCGGGCGGGCGGGTCAAGCCGCGCCCGGGACAGACCCCGCCACTGGCGACCCGTCGCAATGTGTTACATATTGCTTTCGACCGTGTCGACTTCGCATACTATCCGCTCGCCGTGGCCGTGGAACCGGTGCGGGCCGCACACAGTGACAGGAGCGACGATGAGTGATACCGACCTGGAGGGGCGCGCCATTCTCGTGACCGGCGCCGGCGGTGGCTTGGGCCGCAGTCACGCCCTGCTGCTCGCCGAGCGCGGCGCGCGCGTCCTCGTCAACGATCTCGGCGGCGACCTCGCTGGACAAGGTCAGGACCCCAGTGCGGCGGAGGCGGTCGCCGCGGAGATCACCGACGCGGGCGGCGAGGCGGAGGCCGACAACGGCTCGGTCGCGAGCGAGCAGGACGCCGTGGCGCTCGTGCAGCGCGCACTGGATCGGTTCGGACGCCTCGACGGCATCGTCAACAACGCCGGGATCCTGCGTGACCGGTCGTTCGCGAAGATGACGCGCGAGGAGTTCGACGCCGTCCTGGACGTGCACCTGCGGGGGACGTTCAACGTGACCAGCGCGGCGTGGCCGCACCTTCGGGAGCAGGCGTCCGGCGCGATCGTGAACACCACCTCGGGAGCGGGCCTCTTCGGCAACTTCGGGCAGGCCAACTACAGCGCGGCGAAGATGGGGATCGTCGGGTTGACGCGCACCCTCGCCATCGAGGGCGCCCGCTACGGCATCCGCGTGAACGCCGTCTCGCCGATCGCGACCTCGCGCATGACCGAGACGATCCTGTCGGAGGAGCAGCAGGAGCTGCTCGCCCCCGAGTACGTGTCGCCCGTCGTCGCCTACCTCCTCTCGGACGCCTGTCGCGAGACGGGCGCGATCGTCGCCGCCGGCGGCGGGCACGTGGCACGCGTCGCGGTCGCCCAGGGGGACGGCGTCCAGTTCGACCGCGTGCCCACGCCCGACGAGGTCGCCGACCACTGGGGCGACATCACGACGGTGAACGGCGGCGCGGAGTACCGGGGCACCGGCGCGGCCGAGCAGACCGAGCGCCTGTTCCGCCGACTCTCGCACCCGGCGGGCTAGTGCGCGCGCCGGTCGCTGGGCCGGCCAAAGCACGACAATCTCTTGACACGCGAAACGTGGTGACCATCTAATGTGTTCCCGCAGAATCGTTCGCGGGTGCAGGACTCGGCCACGAGTTGAGGGTGGTCGCGGTCGAGACCACGGTCCTTTGAAGGGAGCTCCATGACACGCATCATGAGCCGGTTCGCGAGAGGCCTCATCGCCGCGAGCGTGCTCGCGCTGCTGTTGGTGGCGTGCGAGGACGCCGAGGAGACGACCGACGACGAGCCCGAGGACGAAGCGGAGGCCGAACCCGACGAGGCGGCCGACGATGACGACGAGGCTGACGAAGCCGACGACGAAGACGAAGCCGACCACGAAGACGCCGAAGCCGACGACGAAGCCGACCACGAAGCCGACGAGGCCGACGAGGCCGACGACGTCGACTTCGGCGACGAGGTGACGCTGACCTTCGGTCACCCGTTCCCACCGACCGACCCGATCCAGGTGAACGTTTGGGAGCCCTGGGTCGAGGACGTCCGCGAGGCGACGGACGGGACCGTCGACGTCGAGATCCACGCCGGTGGGGCGCTGGCGGGCGGTGACGCGATCTACGAGAACGTGGTGGCCGGCGCCCAGGACATCGGATGGACCATGCCCGGCTACACGCCGGGACGCTTCCCCATCACGCAGATCATCGAGGCGCCGTTCGTGTTCGAGGACGCGGTCCAGGGCACCGAGGTCGCTCACGAGCTGTGGGACGAGTTCGACGCCTTCCGCGACGAGTACGACGACACCGAGGTGCTGGCGCTCTGGGCGATGGACACGGGTGACCTCTTCACCCGCGACGAACCGGTCGAGACGCTCGAGGACGTGGAGGGCCTGACGGTCCGCAGCCCCGCCCCCCTCCAGACAGACGCGCTGGAGGAGATGGGCGCCTCGGCCACCGGCATGCCGGGGCCCGAGATCTACGACTCGATCGAGCGCGGGGTGATCGACGGCTACAAGCTGGCGAACTCCGCGACACGGGTGTTCGACCTCGGCGACACGACCGACTACCGCACCGAGTGCAACTGCTACACCGGAGCCTTCGTCCTGGTGATGAGCCCCGCCGCGTGGGAGCAGCTGTCACCCGCGCAGCAGGACGCCATCGCCGATCTCACCGGCAACGACCTCGCGCTCGAGCTCGCCGAGGCGCACGCGGCGGCCGCCGCCGAGGTCGAGGAGGAGTACTGGCCCGAGCACGACGTCGAGGCGGTCGAGCTGTCCGACGACGAGTTCGACCGCTGGTTCGAGGCCGTGGATCCGGTGTTCCAGTCGTGGATCGAGGAACGCGAGGAGGAGGGAGTCCCCGGGACCGAGATGGCCGACCGCGTGTTCGAGCTCACGGGTCGAGGGGAGTGAGTCGGGTCCAGCGAGCAACGGGAGGCGGACAGCACCGGGATGGGTGACGACGCTACCGCGCAGGGCCGTCCTCCCCCCGAGGACGGCCCCGAGGTCGGCCCGGCGATGGAACGGCTCCAGGACGTCCACGGCGGACGCCTGGCACGCGGTCTGCGCCACGTGGATCGGGCGCTCCACGCGCTCGCCGGGGTGACGATGGTCGGTCTGCTGCTCTGGACCGTCGTCGACATCCTGGGGCGCTCGCTGTTCTCCATGCCCTTGCGGGGCACGGTGGAGCTCACCGAGCTCGCGGTCGTGATCCTGGTCTACCTCGGGCTCGCGCGAGTCGAGAACCAGGACTCGCACATCGCGGTCGACCTGCTCTTCGGCCGCCTCGGCACCCGGGGTCAGCTATTGCTGCGGGGACTGGCCGGCCTCCTGGGCGCGGGCATCATGGGCCTGCTCACGTGGCGGCTGTTCGTGTTCGCCGGCGACCTGGATGCGGGCGGCTACGCCACGGCCTCCTGGGGACTCCCCCTCTACCCCGTCGCGCTCGTCGGCGTGGTCGGCAGCACCGCCTTCGTGCTCGCGCTGCTGCTCAACGCCTACGTCGCACTGGCGGCGCTCGTGAAGCGGCGCTGAGTTGGATCCCGAGCTGGTCGGCCTGCTCGGCTTCGTGGCGATGCTGGTGCTCATCGCGCTCCGGGTCCCCGTGGCGCTCGCGATGATCGGTGTCGCCATCGCCGGCTACGGCTACATCGTCGGTCTCGACCCTGCGCTCGGGCGGCTCGGCTCGGACGCGTTCCGCGGCGCCTCGGTCTACAGCCTCTCGGTGATCCCGTTCTTCATCCTCATGGGGATGCTGCTCTCGAGCGCGGGACTCGGCTCCGACGTGTACCGCTCGCTCGATCGCGTGCTCTGGCGGATGCGTGGCGGATTGGCCGTCGCGACGATCGGGGCCTCGACGGCGTTCGCGTCGGTGAGCGGCTCGAGCGTCGCGTCCGCGTCCACGATGTCCCGCGTCGCCGTGCCCGAGATGCAGCGGTACGGGTACGACGACGGCATGTCCGCGGCCTCGGCGGCGGTCGGCGGCACCCTCGGTGCGCTGATTCCCCCGAGCGCCCTGCTCGTGCTGTACGGCGTCCTGACCCAGGAGCCGATCGGCCAGGTGCTGGTCGCGGGGTTCGTCCCGGGCGTCATGACCGCGCTCCTGTTGATGCTCACCG
This genomic interval carries:
- a CDS encoding type II secretion system F family protein, which produces MARRDRAEPTTAELTAVRAALAAGAAPAAALAEATTSPGSGGQVALSGAASSARLGVPLAEAAERVPGDGAARLLVRALAVAERAGVGGVAAVDQVLGAVRDRSQLDRLLRVRTAQARVSARVLVLVPLGAWVLLTGLDPGSLGFYATPLGALAGVAAAALLATGWAWSARLVRRAATAGERADPLAPPVGRSRWGRGVAFATPVAFAGAALVGPLTGLAAGVGVAWGASRPVRADTPGARVGGGTAEACELVAIGLDAGLDPAGALDLTSDLVPPAAGPPLARAARRLRAGWSPAEAFEGGPLAPLGAVLDVGHRWGAGTAEPVRRLAADLRDERRAAAEEAVERVQVTLVFPTTLFTLPAFVLGVVPPVLWTAFGS
- a CDS encoding CpaF family protein, with amino-acid sequence MTAAPTLARIRRRVAEDPEVARAGSGADRVPAVRAAVARAVRSEGLLLPHDELARLVRELTDELAGLGPLEPLLRDPAVTDVLVNGPREVWVERAGRLERTDVTFDDGDAVHQAVLRVVGPLGYRLDRARPHVDARLPDGSRLHAVLPPLAPDGPLVAIRRFAPVAMSWDDLTSSGAVPEDVRDLLRDAVAERRAIVCCGRTGAGKTTLLGRLVDDVGADERVVLVEDAPELRPRCPHAVRLETREANAEGVGETTIHDLVRQALRMRPDRIVVGEVRGVELVDVLQALATGHEGCMTTVHARAADEALVRMEGMALLAGLPLDAVRAQLAVALDLLVVLGRERDGARGVVEVAEVQRRGDGELGARRLWLRGG
- a CDS encoding HAD family hydrolase gives rise to the protein MALGDGRRRAAAFFDLDKTVVAKSSALAYGRALHREGLISSTTVARTTYAQLSFQLFGADADKMDRSREAMLELMHGWNAARLRELVTEGLDEIIEPMLYPEALELLDEHRRAGHVLFLVSSAGEEIVQPLGSRLGVDRVIATRMGVDDEGRYDGTLDFYCYGPAKADAMRDVAAADQLDLEASYAYSDSITDLPMLEAVGHAVAVNPDRDLRHVAVERGWQVRDFERPESPPRLSHPHAEIVAGAGALSAVAALGWWLYHRRERSDPWSLASTWERLPFDRLAGARNTITRRTSGTLERVAEAGRRS
- a CDS encoding proteasome activator gives rise to the protein MSDPNATPAQGQEAASGGDDSVEMVEHGRDGSSIHEPTKLMRIAVMLREMQEEVRRAEPDEGGRQQLRQVQERAVAEMRAVLSQDLQDELDALLIPHQEDAPSESQIRIAQAQLIGWLEGLFQGIQAAVFNQQMQARQQLEQMRQQGALPPGPQGSQGGRERHGTGQYL
- a CDS encoding tetratricopeptide repeat protein encodes the protein MAETVITTTTAETFDADVVERSRERAVVVDFWADWCGPCHQLAPILERVAGRFTGDVEVRKLDVDAAPAVARRYRVQGIPALKAFRDGRVVAELTGVQTERALEDLFTKLAPSPADRLTAAAEEASEAEAESLLREALAHEPGHAGATVALAQRLADRREIDEAEQLLAAAPQDDRARELASRLALSRAGGGDLDALRERAATDASARVELGRALAGQERYEEALDELLSAVSDRSVREDARAAILEVFAALGDGHDLVARTRPRLANALYA
- a CDS encoding PaaI family thioesterase, with translation MESPFDVLMGTRYVSADPDRAVCELEVTTKLHQPGGIVHGGVYSALAEACASSGGLAWLAGNGIAVGVSNHTDFIRAVREGSLRAEATPLQRGRRLQLWQVAITEAQVGLVAHAKVRLANVRDTPSTPPTSPAEEAG
- a CDS encoding PaaX family transcriptional regulator C-terminal domain-containing protein; translated protein: MRARSQRLLVTLLGEYWSEPGTPIPSATLVSLLGEFGIAPANARAALARLARRGLLERSRNGRRTYYDLTPEAVAVLERGAQRIFGLGRRGASWDGRWTVVIFSVPDAERDLRHLVRSRLRWLTFSPLYDAVWVSPHADPDDVLHLLDQLGLTDVLVMRTSDVSFREGSSQRLEQAWDLAALAERYETFLSRFRPLVERAGRDRIDAAEALVGRTEMVDEWRGIARDDPDLPAQFLPEHFPRAEANEVFMQAYEALKAPARERFEELVAGSADESGSASTASA
- a CDS encoding SDR family oxidoreductase — protein: MSDTDLEGRAILVTGAGGGLGRSHALLLAERGARVLVNDLGGDLAGQGQDPSAAEAVAAEITDAGGEAEADNGSVASEQDAVALVQRALDRFGRLDGIVNNAGILRDRSFAKMTREEFDAVLDVHLRGTFNVTSAAWPHLREQASGAIVNTTSGAGLFGNFGQANYSAAKMGIVGLTRTLAIEGARYGIRVNAVSPIATSRMTETILSEEQQELLAPEYVSPVVAYLLSDACRETGAIVAAGGGHVARVAVAQGDGVQFDRVPTPDEVADHWGDITTVNGGAEYRGTGAAEQTERLFRRLSHPAG
- a CDS encoding TRAP transporter substrate-binding protein, which encodes MTRIMSRFARGLIAASVLALLLVACEDAEETTDDEPEDEAEAEPDEAADDDDEADEADDEDEADHEDAEADDEADHEADEADEADDVDFGDEVTLTFGHPFPPTDPIQVNVWEPWVEDVREATDGTVDVEIHAGGALAGGDAIYENVVAGAQDIGWTMPGYTPGRFPITQIIEAPFVFEDAVQGTEVAHELWDEFDAFRDEYDDTEVLALWAMDTGDLFTRDEPVETLEDVEGLTVRSPAPLQTDALEEMGASATGMPGPEIYDSIERGVIDGYKLANSATRVFDLGDTTDYRTECNCYTGAFVLVMSPAAWEQLSPAQQDAIADLTGNDLALELAEAHAAAAAEVEEEYWPEHDVEAVELSDDEFDRWFEAVDPVFQSWIEEREEEGVPGTEMADRVFELTGRGE
- a CDS encoding TRAP transporter small permease: MGDDATAQGRPPPEDGPEVGPAMERLQDVHGGRLARGLRHVDRALHALAGVTMVGLLLWTVVDILGRSLFSMPLRGTVELTELAVVILVYLGLARVENQDSHIAVDLLFGRLGTRGQLLLRGLAGLLGAGIMGLLTWRLFVFAGDLDAGGYATASWGLPLYPVALVGVVGSTAFVLALLLNAYVALAALVKRR